The window GATCGTCGGCGGCCTGCCCGCGCCGGCCCTCGAAGACAGCGCCGACCGCCCGAGCGTCGGGCTCCGGCCGGGGCAGCGCGCGTACTGGTCGGGCCGGGCGGCGAACCCGGCGATGCTCTGGCTGCTCGCGGTCGTCCCCGGCTCGATCGCCCTCGTGCCCGCCGGGCTCTCGTGGCCGATGGCCGTCTGGTTTGCGCTGGTCGGCGCGCTGGTCGCGGCGGTGACGTACCGGGTGAAGGCGACCGTCGACGCCAAGGGCGTCACGATCCGCTTCGGCCTCCTCGGCTTCCCCTGGCGGCACCTCGAGCTGGCCACCATCCGCGAAGCGACCGTGCGCGAGCTGACGACGTTCGGGGACGGCGGCCTCGGGCTGCGCTTCAACCCGGTGACCGGCACGACGGCGTACAAGGTCCGCGGCGGCCCGGCCATGGCGCTGGCCCTCGAAAGCGGGCGGACGGTGCTGGTCAGCGTGGACGACCCGGCCACCGGCGCGGGCCTGGTGAACGATCTCCGCGCGCGGCACGTCACCCGGATTGACTAGGTGGCCGCCAGTCTTCGTTCGGTAGAAACGAAGTGTGGCGAAGAACAGCGGGGGCGGCTGCCTGGTCGTGGTGCTCGTGGTCGGGCTCTTGGCCTTCGGGTACTACAAGTGGCAACACGGATCTTCGTCGGCGGCGCCGGAAGGTGTCGAAACCGGGGGCGGCAGCGGCCGCTACGTCGCGCTGGGTGACTCGTACACGGCGTCGCCACACACCGGGCAGCAGGTCGGCTTCCCGGGCGGCTGCCTGCGCTCCGACGACAACTACCCGCACCTGGTCTCGGCGGACCTGAAGCCCGCCGAGTTCGCCGACGCCAGCTGCAGTGGCGCGACGACGGCGAACCTGACCGCCGCGCAGAAGACGTCCAACGGCACGAACCCGCCCCAGCTGGACGCGGTCACCGCGAAGACGACGCTGGTGACGCTCGGCATCGGCGGCAACGACGTCGGCTTCCTGCAGCTGGCGTCGTCCTGCGCGACGGCGCACCGGACGGCGTCGCCGTGCAAGGACCGGCTGACCGCGGGCGGGCACGACCAGCTCGCGGCGCAGATCGACGCCACCGCGCCGAAGGTGGGCGCGGTGCTGGACAAGATCCACGGCAAGGCCCCGAAGGCGAAGATCATCGTCGTCGGCTACCCGACCGTCCTCCCGGACGGCGACGGCTGCTGGCCGGTGCTGCCGGTCGGCGCCGGCGACGTCGCCTACTTCCGCGAGGCGCTGGGCAAGCTGAACAAGATGCTCGAGGACCAGGCGGACGCCCACCGGGCGGGGTACGCCGATACGGCGACTCCCGGCAAGGGTCATGACGTCTGCACGGCGTCGGACACGCGCTGGGTGGAGGGTGTGATCCCGTCCCTGCACGCCGCGCCGCTGCATCCCAACGCGCGGGGGGAGCAGGGGATGGCGGATGCCGTGCTGGGCGTTCTGAAGCTGCCTTGGTCGTGACTTCGGCCGTGTTCTGGCCTTAGACGCGCACCAGGGCCTGTGGCTTGCCCAGTACGGTCTTGCCGTCGAACTTGGCCACCAGATCGATCCTCACGGTGCCGTCGTCGTTCAGCGCGCCAACCTTGCCCGAGAACTCCACCAGGGCACCTTCCGGCGTGTTCGGCACCACCACCGGCCTGGTGAAGCGGGCGCTCAGGTCGACCAGGCGAGCCGGGTCGCCCAGCCAGTCCGTCACCACCCGGCCGGCCAGTGCCATCGTCAGCATGCCGTGCGCGATGACGTCCGGGAGGCCGACCTCCTTGGCGAACGCCTCGTTCCAGTGGATCGGGTTGAAGTCCATCGCCGCCCCGGCGTAGCGGACCAGCTGGTCGCGCGTCACCCGGACCTCGATGGCGGGCAGCTCGTCGCCGACGTTCACGCGTCCTCCCCCCGGACCACCAGCTGGGCCCGCGTCGTGGCGATGTGCTCGCCGTCGCCGTCGGTGATCTCCGCGCGCAGGTTGATGAAGTCGTTGCCCGCGCGGGCCATGATCTTGTCGATGTACGTCGTCAGCAGCAGCCGGTCGCCGACGCGCGCCGGGCGGCTGTAGCTGAACTGCTGGTCGCCGTGGACCATCCGCGAGTAGTCGAGCCCGAGTTCCGGGTCGCTGACGATCGCGTTGATGGCGGCCAGGTTGACGATCGTGATGAACGTCGGCGGGGCGATCACGTCCGGGTGCCCGGCGGCGCGGGCCGCCTCGGGGTCGCGGAAGACCGGGTTCTGGTCGCCGATCGCGTCGGCGAACTCCCGGATCTTCTCCCGGCTCACTTCGTAGCTGGTCTGCGGCGGGTAAACCCGCCCGGTGAACGACTCGTCCAAGGGCACCCGAGGAGGCTACCAACAGCAAGAAGCCGCCCTGGTGGTCCAGGGCGGCTTCTCGAAAGCTGGTGAACGCGCTACGCGTCAGCGGGTTTCCTTGTGCATCCGGTGCGTACCGCAGTTCGGGCAGAACTTCTTCATCTCCAGGCGATCCGGGTTGTTGCGCCGGTTCTTCTTGGTGATGTAGTTGCGGTGCTTGCACTCTTCGCACGCCAGCGTGATCTTGGGTCGCACGTCGGTGGCAGCCACAGCGTTTCCTTCTCTCTCAGGTCCCGGGGGCCAGCCCCAGTCGTTACCGCGTAGCGGTGGCCGGACTTGAACCGGCGACACAGCGATTATGAGCCGCTTGCTCTGCCAACTGAGCTACACCGCCCTTACATGACCCAAGCCGCGACACGCAGGCGTGACGCGGCTGAGGTCGTGAGCCCCTTTACGGAATCGAACCGTAGACCTTCTCCTTACCATGGAGACGCTCTGCCGACTGAGCTAAAGGGGCCTGGCCTCTCGCGAGGACTTCGAAAGATTACCAACCCCCGTCACCCAGCCGTGCAACCGGGGTGGCCAAACGACAAAACCTCAGGTCAGCAGCGTAAGCACGGTCTCCGAGTGGCGTCCGGGAGACCGCGCGGTGCGGGCCTGCAGCCACGCCTCCAGGCGATCCTCCGGCAGCGGGCGCGAGATCAGGTACCCCTGGGCGACGTCACAGCCCATCGCCTCGAGCTGGTCGCGCGCCACGTCCTCCTCGACGCCCTCGGCGACCACCGTCAGCCCGAGCGAGTGCCCCAGCTCGACGATCGACCGGACGACCGCGAGGTCGCCGAGGTCGGTGCCCATGCCGAGGACGAAGCTCTTGTCGATCTTGACCTGGTCGACCGGCAGCTGCCGCAGGTAGGCCAGCGACGAGTACCCCGTCCCGAAGTCGTCCACGGCGAGGGTGATGCCCAGCGAGTGCAGCTCGCGCAGGATCGGCAGCGCCTTCTGCGGGTCGGACATCACACCGGACTCGGTCAGCTCGAACGTCAGCAGCTCCGGCGGGATGCCGAAGTGCTCCAGCTCGCGGGCGACCTTGTTCGGGAAGTCCTCGTCGGCGAGGTTGCGCACCGACAGGTTGACCGCCACCGAGATCCGCAGGCCCTCGTCGAGCCACTTGCGGCAGCGCTTCAACGCCTCGCCGAGCACGAACGACGTCAGCACGCCGATCAGGCCGGCCGCCTCGATGGCCGGGACGAACTCGTCCGGGCCGAGCCGCCCGAACTCCGGGTGCACCCAGCGGACCAGCGCCTCGACGCCCTGCACCTGCCGGTTCGGCAGGGTGATCTTCGGCTGGTAGTGCACGCTGACCTGGCCGTCCTCGAGGGACTGCCGGAACTGCGTGACCATCTGGAAGCGGCGCAGGAAGATCTGGCCCATGCTCGGCACGTAGCCGCGGACCTCTTCGCCGCCCTTCGTGGCGCGGACGGCGACGTCGGCGCGCTGCAGCAGGCCTTCGATGTCGACGACGTCGCCGGACTCCTCGGGCGTCGTCGTCGCGTAGCCGATCATCGCGTTCGCCTCGACCGAAAGCCGGTCCACCGGGTACGGCGCGGAAAGCTCCTCGCGCAGCCGTTCCGCCGCCGCGTGGGCGTCCTCGGGCGGGCAGCCGACGAGCAGCGCCGCGAACGACGCGCCTTCGAGGCGGGCGAGCGGGACGTCGGGGCCGAGCGCGTCGCGGATGCGGCGGCCGGCGGCGATCACCATCCGGTCGGCCCAGGCGTAGCCCAAGGCGTCGCTGACCGTCGAGAAGACGTCGAGGTCGATCCGCAGCACCACGGCGTTCGCGAAGTCCCGCAACGGTTCCTTCGCCACCTGCCGGAAGCCCGGCCGGTTGAGGTGCCCGGTGAGCGGGTCGTGGTAGGCGTCGTGGCGCAGGGTCGCGAGCAGCCGCCGGTTGTCCAGCGACGTCGCGAGGTGGCTGGCCATCGTGCCGAGCAGCTGGACGTCGTACTTGCCGAACCCGCGCCAGCGGGACAGCCGGTCGTGCGCTTCGACGACGCCGAGCAGCTGGTTCGCACTGCGCAGCGGCACGACGAGCGCTTCCTGTGCGCCGCGGTCGAGCAGCGCCGCGCGGACGTCGGGGTTGGCCTCGGTGATCCGGAAGTGCCGGACGTGCGCGCCGGGCAGGCGCAGCAGCGGGTCGTCGGCGGCCGGGTCGGCGACCGGCAGGTCGTCGCCGGCGACGACGACCCGCATGGTGTCCTTCGGTTCCAGCCGGAGTCTCAGCACGACGCGGCCGGCGGCGAGCTGGTCCTTGATGCGCTCGGCGATCGTGGCCCATTCGCGGACGTCGACGCCGCCGACGAGCTCGTCGGCGCGGCTGGCCGGGCGCGCCGCGGCCTGCTGGCCGGAGCGGGCGACCATCAGGCTGACGTCCGACAGCGCTTCCATGTCCCGCTGCTCGCGCAGCAGGTCGGAATAGGCCCAGTACAGCGCGGTCAGGCCGAGGAACACGGCCAGCACCAGCGGCCACGCCTTGGGCGTGTTGGAGATGACGAGGTAGCCGGACAAGCCGACCGACGCGTTGACGAAGCCGACGACCAGGATCCGCGCGGTGAGCCGGATGGCGGTGCTCACCCGCATCCGGCGGCGCAGCACGCGGACCGCGGCGAGCGCGAGCAGCGTGCTCACCAGCGGTGCGGTGAGCGTGCCGGCGAGCGCGGCGACCCACGGGATCTCGCTGCCCGCCCCGGCGCCGACGGCGACCTTGACCAGCCCGGCGACCCCGAAGGCGCCGGTGATCTCGAGCAGGAACGCGCCCGCGTTGTAGAGGACGCGGCCGGCGACCTTCCGCGCGAGCAGCGTGCCGATGCCGGCGACCAGGTGCGCGGCCAGCACGACTTCGAACGGTGCGACGAAGAACCCGATGACGAGCGGGATCTCGGTGAAGGAGATGGTCCACGAGATGCCGCTGCGGACGTCGACGTTGATGCCGAGCTGTTCGGCGAGCAGGAACGCGACCGCGAGCACCGGCCCGATCCACAGCAGCCGGCTGTCCCAGTGGAACGGCAGCCACGAGCCGACGGCGAACGCGGCGACGAGCCCGATGCTCAGGACGGCGAAGGTGTACGCGCGGAACCGGCGTTCGTCCGTGCGGGCTTCGGCGGAGACGGGCGGTGTCCCGGAAGCGGCTCCCGGCCCGGGCTTCGCCTGCGCTACGGCGTTGCCGTGGGCGTTGGTGTCCGGCATCCGACCTTCCCTCCCGGCTTGTCCACCGGCGCTGATCCGTGACTTCGGGTGTGGACAAGGGCCATACCGTACCCCGTAGGGCGTACCCGTGTCCCTTTCGAGACAGTAGGAGATCACCCCAGGGTTAACAATGCCTCGATGGCGCTGACCTGCGTGGACCAAGGGGTGAAACATCGGGTGGCGAAAGCAGGGGTGGTCGTCTGCGCACGACGTCCCGCATAGCGCTTCAATGTGCCCATGCACAGCGACGTGATTGCCACCGAACACGCGGCCCGGCTCGCGGCGGTGGACTCCCTGCTCCCCGGTACTTCCCCCTTCGAAGCGGCCGAAAGCGCCGTGGTGCTGGAGGTGGCGACGACCGACTCGGCCGCGGCCGGCCTCGCTTCGCGCATCCAGGTCGACCAGGACGCCCCGAACGCGCCGTGGCGGGCGCTGACCGAGCACCGCCTCGACCTCCAGCTCGCCGGTCCCCACCCGGCGGGAGCCCTCGACGCGCTTCTCACCCGATGGGATGAACATCTGCGCGCGGTCGCCGAGCGCGGCGACACCGAGACCGCGGCGATCGTCCCGCGCGCCAGCCGGGACGCCGCCGGCACGCGGGAAATGCTGCACCACGGCTTCGCGCCGCTGCGCGTGATCGCGGTCCGCCCGGCCGAGCGGATGGTCCCGGCCGGCCCGCGCGGCACGCCCGGCGTCAAGATCCGCCGCGCCGAGCCCGGCGACCTCGAAACCGTCGTCTCACTGGGGCTCGAGCTGCACTCCTTCGACGCGCAGTACGGCACGGTCAACCTGCGCCAGGGCGTCGAGGACATCATGGCCAAGGACCTGGCCGAGCAGCTGGACCGGCCGGAACCGCCGTTGTGGATCGCCGAGCTGTACGGCCGTCCGCTCGGCATGGTGAACGTCCAGCACCCCGGCGAGACCGGCTGGATCAGCGACCGGGTCGCCGCGGACCGCGTCGGCTACCTGTCGTCGCTGGCCGTCGCGAAGGAGGCGCGGTCCTCCGGTGTCGGCACCGCGCTGGCCACCCACGCCCACCACGTCCTGGACGAGGAAGGCGCCGACGTCGTCCTCCTGCACCACGCGGCGGCGAACCCGCTGTCGACGCCGTTCTGGTACGCGCAGGGCTACCGGCCGCTGTGGACGTACTGGCAGCGTCGACCAGCCGTTCGCTGAACCACTGGCGGATTACCCCAGGTCGTTCGTCCTTATAGGCTGGCTGCCGGAGAGCGAGGGGAGCCGGAAAGTGACCGATCAGCGGGATTCGGCGCCGAGAGCGCCCGAAGGCGTCGACACCGAGAAGCCGTCCGCGGCCCGGATCTACGACTGGTACCTGGGCGGCACGCAGAACTGGGCCGTGGACCGCGAGTTCGGCAGGCGTATGGAGCAGCAGTGGCCGCTCGTGCGCCCCGGGTCGAAGCAGAACCGCGAGTTCATGAACCGCGCGGTGCGGGCGGCGCTGCGGGCCGGCATCCGGCAGTTCATCGACCTCGGCTCCGGGGTCCCGACGGCAGGGAACGTGCACGAGGTCGTCGAGGCCGAGCTGCCCGAGGACCACGACGCGACGGTCGTGTACGTCGACTACGAGCCGGTCGCGGTGGCGCACGCGACGCTGATCCTCGAAGAGGAGGCGGCGACGGACTGGGCGGGCATCGTCCAGGCCGACATGCGGGACGCGAAGGCCGTCCTGCGCGCCGAAGAGACGAAGCGGCTGATCGACTTCTCCAAGCCGGTCTGCCTGATGATGATGGCGGTGCTGCACTTCGTCGGACCGGACGACGACCCGGTGGGCCTGCTCAAGGCCTACCGGGACAAGCTCGCGCCGGGCAGCTGGCTGGCGATCTCGCAGATGAGCGAGGGCGACGGCACCGGCAAGTACCTGGACGGGCTGCGCTGGTTCGTCGAGCAGTACCGCAAGACGAGCAACCCCGTCTGGTTGCGCAACCGCGAGGAGATCGAGCCGCTGTTCGGCGACTGGAACCTCCTCGAACCGGGCATCGTGCACCTGCCGGACTGGCGGCCCGACCGCAAGCTCAACGCACTGGAGGCGGAAGCACGCCCGTTCGCCTGGTGCGGCATCGCGGAGAAACCCGGCGCATGAGCCCAAGGAACACAGCGGCGTCAAGCGCCTCCGCCGAGGGTGGTGGGGGCATGGGAGGAGCGCCGACCGCCCCGGCCGGGGTCGACACCGACAAGCCGTCCGCGGCGCGCGTCTACGACTGGTACCTCGGCGGGTCGCACCACTGGGCGGTCGACCGCGAGTTCGGCAGGCGCGTGGAGAAGGTGTGGCCGCTGATCCGGCCGATCTCGCGGCAGAACCGGGCGTTCATGAACCGGGTGGTGTCGGCGGCGATGGACGCCGGCGTCCGCCAGTTCGTCGACCTCGGCTCGGGCGTGCCGACGGCGGGCAACGTGCACGAGATCGTCCGGGACCGGCTGCCCGCCGGTGAGCGGGCGTCGGTGGTCTACGTGGACTACGAGCCGGTGGCGGCCGCGCACTCGCGGCTGATCCTGGAGCGCGAAGGCGCCACGGACTGGGCGGGGCTCGTCGAGCGGGACATCCGCCGCCCGAAGGAGATCTTCGGAGACGACGTCACGCGCGAGCTGATCGACTGGTCGCGGCCGGTGTGCCTGCTGATGATCACGGTCATGCACTTCATCGGCCCGTCGGACGACCCGGACGGCCTGATGGCGACGTACCGGTCGAAGCTCGC of the Amycolatopsis sp. NBC_01488 genome contains:
- a CDS encoding MaoC family dehydratase, whose protein sequence is MNVGDELPAIEVRVTRDQLVRYAGAAMDFNPIHWNEAFAKEVGLPDVIAHGMLTMALAGRVVTDWLGDPARLVDLSARFTRPVVVPNTPEGALVEFSGKVGALNDDGTVRIDLVAKFDGKTVLGKPQALVRV
- a CDS encoding MaoC family dehydratase N-terminal domain-containing protein; translation: MPLDESFTGRVYPPQTSYEVSREKIREFADAIGDQNPVFRDPEAARAAGHPDVIAPPTFITIVNLAAINAIVSDPELGLDYSRMVHGDQQFSYSRPARVGDRLLLTTYIDKIMARAGNDFINLRAEITDGDGEHIATTRAQLVVRGEDA
- a CDS encoding SAM-dependent methyltransferase, giving the protein MGGAPTAPAGVDTDKPSAARVYDWYLGGSHHWAVDREFGRRVEKVWPLIRPISRQNRAFMNRVVSAAMDAGVRQFVDLGSGVPTAGNVHEIVRDRLPAGERASVVYVDYEPVAAAHSRLILEREGATDWAGLVERDIRRPKEIFGDDVTRELIDWSRPVCLLMITVMHFIGPSDDPDGLMATYRSKLAPGSWLALTHGTCRDDAPPDRAAEVRRFIEAYQATSNPAWLRSADELLPWFGGWPLLPPGMTSLPDWRPETPPTPIDAETRPFAWCAVARRPGL
- a CDS encoding putative bifunctional diguanylate cyclase/phosphodiesterase, with the translated sequence MPDTNAHGNAVAQAKPGPGAASGTPPVSAEARTDERRFRAYTFAVLSIGLVAAFAVGSWLPFHWDSRLLWIGPVLAVAFLLAEQLGINVDVRSGISWTISFTEIPLVIGFFVAPFEVVLAAHLVAGIGTLLARKVAGRVLYNAGAFLLEITGAFGVAGLVKVAVGAGAGSEIPWVAALAGTLTAPLVSTLLALAAVRVLRRRMRVSTAIRLTARILVVGFVNASVGLSGYLVISNTPKAWPLVLAVFLGLTALYWAYSDLLREQRDMEALSDVSLMVARSGQQAAARPASRADELVGGVDVREWATIAERIKDQLAAGRVVLRLRLEPKDTMRVVVAGDDLPVADPAADDPLLRLPGAHVRHFRITEANPDVRAALLDRGAQEALVVPLRSANQLLGVVEAHDRLSRWRGFGKYDVQLLGTMASHLATSLDNRRLLATLRHDAYHDPLTGHLNRPGFRQVAKEPLRDFANAVVLRIDLDVFSTVSDALGYAWADRMVIAAGRRIRDALGPDVPLARLEGASFAALLVGCPPEDAHAAAERLREELSAPYPVDRLSVEANAMIGYATTTPEESGDVVDIEGLLQRADVAVRATKGGEEVRGYVPSMGQIFLRRFQMVTQFRQSLEDGQVSVHYQPKITLPNRQVQGVEALVRWVHPEFGRLGPDEFVPAIEAAGLIGVLTSFVLGEALKRCRKWLDEGLRISVAVNLSVRNLADEDFPNKVARELEHFGIPPELLTFELTESGVMSDPQKALPILRELHSLGITLAVDDFGTGYSSLAYLRQLPVDQVKIDKSFVLGMGTDLGDLAVVRSIVELGHSLGLTVVAEGVEEDVARDQLEAMGCDVAQGYLISRPLPEDRLEAWLQARTARSPGRHSETVLTLLT
- the rpmG gene encoding 50S ribosomal protein L33; protein product: MAATDVRPKITLACEECKHRNYITKKNRRNNPDRLEMKKFCPNCGTHRMHKETR
- a CDS encoding SGNH/GDSL hydrolase family protein encodes the protein MAKNSGGGCLVVVLVVGLLAFGYYKWQHGSSSAAPEGVETGGGSGRYVALGDSYTASPHTGQQVGFPGGCLRSDDNYPHLVSADLKPAEFADASCSGATTANLTAAQKTSNGTNPPQLDAVTAKTTLVTLGIGGNDVGFLQLASSCATAHRTASPCKDRLTAGGHDQLAAQIDATAPKVGAVLDKIHGKAPKAKIIVVGYPTVLPDGDGCWPVLPVGAGDVAYFREALGKLNKMLEDQADAHRAGYADTATPGKGHDVCTASDTRWVEGVIPSLHAAPLHPNARGEQGMADAVLGVLKLPWS
- a CDS encoding GNAT family N-acetyltransferase, with product MHSDVIATEHAARLAAVDSLLPGTSPFEAAESAVVLEVATTDSAAAGLASRIQVDQDAPNAPWRALTEHRLDLQLAGPHPAGALDALLTRWDEHLRAVAERGDTETAAIVPRASRDAAGTREMLHHGFAPLRVIAVRPAERMVPAGPRGTPGVKIRRAEPGDLETVVSLGLELHSFDAQYGTVNLRQGVEDIMAKDLAEQLDRPEPPLWIAELYGRPLGMVNVQHPGETGWISDRVAADRVGYLSSLAVAKEARSSGVGTALATHAHHVLDEEGADVVLLHHAAANPLSTPFWYAQGYRPLWTYWQRRPAVR
- a CDS encoding SAM-dependent methyltransferase; the encoded protein is MTDQRDSAPRAPEGVDTEKPSAARIYDWYLGGTQNWAVDREFGRRMEQQWPLVRPGSKQNREFMNRAVRAALRAGIRQFIDLGSGVPTAGNVHEVVEAELPEDHDATVVYVDYEPVAVAHATLILEEEAATDWAGIVQADMRDAKAVLRAEETKRLIDFSKPVCLMMMAVLHFVGPDDDPVGLLKAYRDKLAPGSWLAISQMSEGDGTGKYLDGLRWFVEQYRKTSNPVWLRNREEIEPLFGDWNLLEPGIVHLPDWRPDRKLNALEAEARPFAWCGIAEKPGA